The following coding sequences are from one Paenibacillus sp. JDR-2 window:
- a CDS encoding beta-glucosidase — translation MSHERDIKALVAQMTLEEKASMCSGSDTWHTRGIERLGIPSVMVTDGPHGLRKQRASADHLGLFDSVPATCFPSAAGVASSWNRELIRRMGEALGRECQAEEVAVLLGPGVNIKRSPLCGRNFEYFSEDPYLSGEMAANHILGVQSQGVGTSLKHFAANNQEHRRMTSDSIVDERTLREIYLASFEGAVKKAQPWTVMCAYNKVNGEFASENQELLTAILKDEWGHEGFVVSDWGAVNERAKGLAVGLELEMPASHGEGQQQIIDAVQSWELAEAKLDEAVERLLNIVFRAVDHRRPDTVVDPEEHHQLAREIARESMVLLKNEDSILPLAKAGRIAVIGAMAQEPRYQGSGSSQIKPTRLEDISEELAKSAGDTATLRFAKGYELNGEEPDESLAAEAIELAKGSDIAVLFAGLPSRYESEGFDRKHLRMPANQAALIEAVGKAQPNLVVVLSNGAPIEMPWLGSAKGVLEAYLGGQALGGAIADLLFGDANPSGRLAETFPVQLSDNPSYLFFPGEGDKVEYREGIFVGYRYYDKKKIKPLFPFGHGLSYTSFEYSELAVDKETLNDNDILHVSVKVTNTGGLAGMEVVQLYVRDKQSTVIRPDKELKGFDKIRLEPGESKIVSFELDKRSFAYYDEALHDWNVETGEFELLIGRSSQAIVLTGAVTVHSTATRPMMLHRNSTLSEISQSPLGQKIVKQLIANLPFSAGLADEHAAMLRAFMEHMPLRGLLSFSGGKFTEAGLATILQQLNDQDQEVTA, via the coding sequence ATGAGTCACGAACGAGATATAAAAGCGCTGGTCGCGCAAATGACATTGGAAGAGAAAGCGAGTATGTGTTCCGGTTCGGATACCTGGCATACCCGAGGAATTGAACGCCTAGGCATTCCGTCCGTTATGGTAACGGACGGCCCGCACGGTCTTCGCAAGCAGCGCGCGTCCGCGGATCATTTGGGACTATTCGACAGCGTCCCGGCCACTTGCTTCCCGTCGGCAGCCGGTGTTGCAAGCTCGTGGAACCGCGAGCTGATTCGGCGCATGGGCGAAGCGCTTGGCCGCGAATGCCAGGCGGAGGAAGTCGCGGTTCTGCTTGGGCCGGGAGTGAATATCAAGCGCTCCCCGCTCTGCGGACGCAACTTCGAATATTTTTCCGAGGATCCGTATTTGTCCGGCGAGATGGCGGCAAATCATATCCTTGGCGTGCAGAGCCAAGGGGTGGGGACTTCGCTGAAGCATTTCGCAGCTAACAATCAGGAGCACCGCCGCATGACCTCCGACTCGATTGTAGACGAGCGGACGCTGCGCGAAATTTATTTGGCAAGCTTTGAGGGCGCCGTGAAGAAGGCTCAGCCTTGGACGGTGATGTGCGCGTACAACAAAGTGAACGGAGAGTTCGCGTCCGAGAATCAAGAGCTGCTCACGGCTATTCTGAAGGATGAATGGGGTCACGAGGGTTTCGTGGTATCGGACTGGGGAGCTGTCAATGAACGCGCCAAAGGACTTGCTGTAGGACTTGAACTCGAAATGCCGGCCAGCCATGGGGAAGGTCAGCAGCAGATTATAGATGCTGTTCAAAGCTGGGAATTGGCTGAGGCCAAGCTTGACGAAGCCGTTGAGCGGTTGTTGAATATTGTGTTCCGTGCCGTTGACCACAGGCGTCCGGATACGGTTGTCGATCCGGAAGAGCATCATCAGCTGGCTCGCGAAATTGCCCGTGAGAGCATGGTGCTGCTGAAAAATGAAGACAGTATATTGCCGCTCGCCAAAGCCGGTAGAATTGCCGTCATTGGAGCCATGGCCCAAGAGCCTCGTTATCAGGGAAGCGGAAGCTCTCAGATCAAGCCGACCCGGCTTGAGGATATTAGCGAGGAGCTTGCGAAGTCAGCGGGGGACACCGCAACGCTTAGGTTTGCGAAGGGCTATGAGCTGAATGGCGAAGAGCCGGATGAATCGCTTGCGGCAGAAGCCATTGAGCTGGCGAAGGGTTCGGACATTGCCGTTCTGTTCGCGGGGCTTCCCAGCCGCTATGAATCCGAAGGCTTTGACCGCAAGCATTTGCGGATGCCTGCCAATCAGGCTGCGCTTATCGAAGCCGTTGGCAAGGCGCAGCCGAATCTCGTCGTTGTCCTTAGCAACGGAGCGCCAATCGAGATGCCGTGGCTCGGCAGCGCAAAAGGCGTGCTGGAAGCATACTTGGGCGGGCAGGCATTAGGCGGCGCAATTGCCGATCTGTTATTTGGCGACGCCAATCCTTCCGGTCGGCTGGCTGAGACGTTCCCCGTACAGCTGAGTGACAATCCGTCCTATCTGTTCTTCCCTGGCGAAGGGGATAAGGTTGAGTACCGGGAAGGGATATTTGTTGGCTACCGCTATTACGACAAGAAAAAGATTAAGCCGTTATTTCCGTTTGGCCACGGTCTAAGCTATACGTCCTTTGAATATTCGGAGCTTGCCGTGGATAAAGAAACGTTGAACGATAACGACATTCTGCATGTTTCCGTAAAAGTGACCAACACCGGCGGGCTGGCTGGGATGGAAGTCGTTCAGCTGTACGTGCGGGACAAGCAAAGTACGGTTATCCGTCCGGACAAGGAACTGAAAGGATTCGATAAGATCAGGCTGGAGCCAGGCGAATCCAAGATCGTATCGTTTGAGCTGGATAAGCGAAGTTTTGCTTATTATGACGAGGCCCTGCATGACTGGAACGTGGAAACTGGCGAATTTGAGCTGCTGATTGGCCGTTCGTCGCAGGCTATCGTATTGACTGGCGCCGTGACCGTGCATTCGACGGCAACTCGCCCGATGATGCTCCATCGCAATTCCACCTTGTCGGAAATCAGCCAAAGCCCATTGGGACAAAAAATCGTCAAGCAGCTCATCGCGAATCTCCCTTTCTCTGCCGGACTCGCGGATGAGCATGCCGCAATGCTGAGGGCATTTATGGAGCATATGCCGCTTCGCGGACTTCTGTCATTCAGTGGAGGCAAGTTCACGGAAGCGGGACTAGCGACGATCCTGCAGCAGCTGAATGACCAAGATCAGGAGGTGACTGCATGA
- a CDS encoding glycoside hydrolase family 3 N-terminal domain-containing protein, with amino-acid sequence MIGLWHAFVETPRLKLKLQFKIAKKANYTLDIAMEPIPLPIRMETVEAGEGSLRGTGYAFWKPDEQVKVELAFEEAAFTGSLYIPLFGSFALQGEKGRGPFLSEALAETVKPYRKGKVAGRTDEEMAAAVELLLGKLSLEDKIGQMCQCMASNFSFGGTVKSDPPEKLIAEGRAGSVLGAFDVNRVFELQKIAVEQSPHKIPLFFNGDIIHGAQTIFPVPLAWSCSWDTEAIREACAISAKEASASGIMYNHGPMIDISREPRWGRVVEGAGEDPYLGSLIAKAQVEGYQGHSLQDEETIIACLKHFVGYGAAEGGRDYNTVDFSEGTLRNLYLPPFRAGIEAGAGSVMNAFNIYQGIPVAASSHLLKELLRDELGFEGILISDYGAVDEIVEHGYAKDAKEAAMHTVNATMDIEMVTRSFDYIPELIREGKLSESQLDEAVRRILILKYKTGLMDDPFRYIRPEQEIACHFSEAHLQASRELARKSIVLLKNDGVLPLAKETGKIALIGPFADSKDLLGPWQFSRYGHETVTLYEGLREKGILEENLLFAAGSGVNAPLEGGIKAAVEQADQADLVILALGESSDMSGEAASRMSLELPEAQLRLADAVIGTGKPVVLVLTNGRPLVLTGFEDRVNAILETWFLGSQAGHAIADVLAGDYNPTGRLTMSFPVHTGQVPVYYNHFRTGRPLTEANAAEKFISKYLDGPNEPLYPFGYGLSYTRFEYGEVALDRNEMKLGESLRASVAVANAGNRAGEETVQLYIQDVYGSVVRPIKELKRFAKVSLEAGETREIVFEIDCSDLAFWSPNNGYKAEPGEFRIMIGPNSRDVRTARMELIEP; translated from the coding sequence ATGATTGGATTATGGCATGCTTTTGTAGAAACGCCGAGGCTGAAGCTGAAGCTGCAATTTAAAATAGCAAAGAAAGCGAATTATACGCTCGATATCGCGATGGAGCCAATCCCTTTGCCCATTCGAATGGAGACGGTTGAGGCAGGGGAAGGAAGCCTGCGTGGAACCGGATATGCATTCTGGAAGCCGGATGAACAGGTAAAGGTGGAGCTGGCTTTCGAAGAGGCGGCATTCACCGGGTCCTTGTACATTCCGTTGTTTGGTTCGTTTGCGCTGCAGGGCGAGAAGGGGCGGGGGCCATTCTTGTCGGAGGCGTTAGCGGAAACGGTGAAGCCTTACCGCAAGGGCAAAGTGGCTGGCCGTACGGATGAGGAGATGGCAGCTGCGGTTGAGCTACTACTCGGAAAGCTGTCGCTAGAGGATAAGATCGGTCAAATGTGCCAGTGCATGGCTTCCAACTTCTCGTTTGGCGGAACGGTCAAGTCCGATCCTCCGGAGAAGCTGATCGCCGAAGGACGGGCAGGCTCGGTATTAGGCGCGTTTGACGTCAACCGGGTGTTCGAGCTGCAAAAGATTGCGGTGGAGCAGTCGCCGCATAAGATACCGCTATTCTTCAACGGCGATATTATTCACGGAGCGCAAACGATCTTTCCGGTTCCGCTTGCCTGGTCCTGCAGCTGGGATACGGAAGCGATCCGGGAAGCCTGCGCGATCTCGGCTAAGGAAGCAAGTGCTTCCGGCATTATGTACAACCATGGCCCAATGATCGATATCTCCCGGGAACCCCGCTGGGGACGTGTCGTTGAAGGCGCGGGAGAAGATCCGTACCTGGGTTCGTTGATCGCGAAAGCACAGGTAGAAGGTTACCAGGGTCATTCCCTTCAGGATGAGGAGACGATTATCGCTTGCCTGAAGCATTTTGTCGGCTATGGCGCGGCCGAGGGAGGACGGGATTACAATACGGTTGATTTCTCGGAAGGGACGCTGCGGAATTTGTATTTGCCGCCGTTCCGGGCGGGAATAGAAGCCGGCGCGGGTTCGGTCATGAACGCTTTCAATATATATCAAGGTATTCCGGTAGCCGCAAGCTCTCATTTGCTGAAGGAGCTGCTTAGGGATGAGCTTGGCTTTGAAGGTATTCTGATCTCCGACTACGGCGCGGTGGACGAGATCGTGGAACACGGCTATGCCAAAGATGCCAAAGAAGCGGCAATGCATACGGTGAACGCCACTATGGACATCGAGATGGTGACCCGTTCCTTCGATTATATACCGGAGCTTATCCGCGAAGGAAAGCTGTCGGAGTCGCAGCTCGATGAGGCGGTGCGACGGATATTAATCCTTAAGTACAAGACCGGTCTGATGGATGACCCGTTCCGTTATATTCGTCCGGAGCAAGAGATCGCTTGTCACTTTAGCGAAGCGCATTTGCAGGCGAGCAGAGAGCTGGCCCGAAAATCGATTGTATTGCTGAAGAACGACGGAGTGCTGCCGCTTGCGAAGGAGACGGGCAAAATCGCGTTGATTGGACCGTTCGCCGACAGCAAAGACTTGCTTGGCCCTTGGCAATTTTCCCGGTATGGCCATGAGACGGTGACCCTGTACGAAGGGCTGCGGGAGAAAGGCATCTTGGAAGAAAACTTGTTGTTTGCTGCCGGTTCCGGAGTAAATGCTCCCCTTGAAGGGGGAATTAAGGCTGCGGTGGAACAAGCCGATCAAGCCGATCTTGTCATTCTGGCTCTTGGAGAGAGCAGCGATATGTCGGGCGAAGCGGCCTCACGAATGAGCCTCGAGCTGCCGGAAGCTCAGCTTCGTCTCGCAGACGCGGTGATTGGAACCGGCAAGCCGGTTGTGCTTGTGCTGACAAACGGCCGTCCGCTTGTTCTGACCGGATTCGAGGATAGGGTAAACGCGATTCTGGAAACGTGGTTCCTAGGTTCGCAGGCAGGACATGCCATTGCGGATGTGCTTGCGGGAGACTACAACCCGACCGGCAGACTGACCATGAGCTTCCCGGTACACACCGGACAGGTTCCGGTTTATTACAATCATTTCCGCACCGGCCGTCCGCTTACGGAAGCGAATGCGGCCGAGAAATTCATCAGCAAATATTTGGATGGTCCCAATGAGCCGCTTTATCCGTTTGGATACGGACTTAGCTATACAAGATTCGAATACGGGGAAGTAGCTTTGGACCGGAATGAAATGAAGCTAGGGGAAAGCCTTCGGGCCAGCGTTGCGGTTGCCAATGCCGGGAATCGCGCGGGGGAGGAAACAGTGCAGCTGTATATCCAGGATGTCTATGGCAGCGTGGTCCGTCCGATCAAGGAATTGAAGAGGTTTGCCAAAGTATCACTTGAAGCGGGAGAAACTCGGGAAATCGTATTCGAGATCGACTGTTCGGATCTTGCTTTCTGGTCGCCGAATAACGGCTATAAGGCCGAACCCGGTGAATTCCGCATTATGATTGGGCCTAACAGCCGGGATGTGCGGACAGCCCGGATGGAATTAATCGAACCGTGA
- a CDS encoding carbohydrate ABC transporter permease has protein sequence MDKENRIWQWSAHIIMIVLSIACVLPFILLFMASITDESTIVKEGYTLFPSAFSFEAYEYLWKQSSQIFHAYGVTVLVTVIGTLASLIITSLLAYPLSRKDLPGGQTIAFIVFFTLLFNGGLVPTYLIYTQVFHLKNTLFALLIPWLLMNGFNVLLMRTFFSTTIPTAMLESASIDGAGEFKTYFRIILPLSMPILATVGMFQALGYWNDWNNGLVFVTNPDLFSLQNVLNRIMSDIQFLTTNSRMGTSQALAQLPSETFRMAIAVIGVIPILLVYPFFQKYFVKGMTIGAVKG, from the coding sequence ATGGATAAAGAAAACCGGATCTGGCAGTGGTCCGCGCATATCATCATGATCGTTCTTTCAATCGCTTGCGTACTGCCTTTTATCCTGCTGTTCATGGCGTCTATTACCGATGAATCAACGATCGTAAAGGAAGGCTATACGCTTTTCCCGTCGGCCTTCAGCTTTGAAGCTTATGAATACCTGTGGAAGCAATCGAGCCAAATTTTCCACGCTTACGGCGTTACCGTCCTGGTTACGGTGATCGGAACGTTGGCGAGTCTGATCATCACTTCGCTGCTGGCCTACCCGCTGTCGCGCAAGGATTTGCCGGGAGGCCAGACGATTGCGTTTATCGTCTTTTTCACGCTGCTGTTTAACGGGGGACTTGTTCCGACTTATCTGATCTATACGCAGGTCTTTCATTTGAAAAATACGTTGTTTGCGCTGCTGATCCCGTGGCTGCTTATGAACGGCTTTAACGTGCTGTTGATGCGTACCTTCTTCTCCACGACCATCCCGACGGCCATGCTGGAGTCGGCTTCGATTGACGGAGCCGGAGAATTCAAGACTTATTTCAGGATCATTTTGCCGCTGTCGATGCCAATCCTCGCTACGGTCGGGATGTTTCAGGCGCTTGGCTATTGGAATGATTGGAACAACGGGCTTGTGTTCGTAACGAATCCTGACTTATTCAGTCTGCAAAACGTACTCAACCGGATCATGAGCGATATTCAGTTCCTGACCACGAACAGCCGGATGGGAACCAGCCAGGCTTTGGCGCAGCTGCCAAGCGAGACGTTCCGCATGGCGATTGCGGTCATCGGCGTTATTCCGATTCTGCTTGTTTACCCGTTTTTCCAAAAATATTTCGTAAAAGGGATGACGATTGGCGCCGTGAAGGGCTGA
- a CDS encoding beta-N-acetylhexosaminidase translates to MITPVYLYPQPRIYKAGGESSPAAVRFAVRSVEQEAARMAEKLDVANRLAAHLAAKGSTALPATPIIIEHHSGLHPQGYVLEWSSNGLRLAASTAQGLNYAILTAGQMMDAQRGEWVHCLIEDEPDFPVRGVMLDIGRNKIPKMDTLFACVDRISELKFNHLQLYMEGYSFHYEKYSALFPDATPLTAAEYRELDAYAAERFVDLVPSQNCLGHMWPWLSKPELRDLAEHPDGMPTPLPFKLPPTTMNPADKRSTALAKDLFDELLPNFSSEYVNLNMDEPFGLGTGASKERAEKIGVGRLYMEFAEQMFAIARSHGKKPMMWGDVLMHHPELVNDLSDDVTVLHWNYDAPIPYEPHCRRLQEHNIRYYVCPGTSGWSSIAGRTDNMLGNIADAGKNGKAYGASGLIVADWGDGGHWQVPAVSYPGYAYAAGTSWQLNANLDQWDALKHHVSLRMLHDRSGIGGELLMTLGRYYLLERCTIENATYTNYLINHGLSSQETLERDTKLLPRIAKLLGGAGTPFELDYRYSEMKDWFSERRKEMEALELFGADSVLVKDELLNTLRLIEQGAGLHRYIYQQELADPAAKLDWLKYLHAELHTAMDEFNRLWLVRNREGGLAESTAAFRKLLKQYEEQLEQ, encoded by the coding sequence ATGATAACGCCAGTGTATCTTTATCCTCAACCTCGAATTTACAAGGCTGGCGGAGAAAGCTCGCCGGCTGCCGTCCGGTTTGCTGTGCGTTCCGTCGAACAGGAAGCGGCACGGATGGCAGAGAAGCTGGACGTTGCGAATCGGCTTGCTGCTCATTTGGCGGCTAAGGGTTCAACGGCCCTTCCCGCAACTCCGATCATCATCGAGCATCATTCGGGATTGCATCCGCAAGGCTATGTGCTCGAATGGAGCTCGAATGGGCTCCGGCTTGCGGCAAGCACGGCACAAGGATTGAATTATGCCATCCTTACAGCCGGTCAGATGATGGATGCGCAGCGAGGGGAATGGGTGCATTGCCTGATCGAGGACGAACCGGATTTCCCGGTCCGCGGAGTTATGCTGGACATCGGCCGGAACAAGATCCCCAAGATGGATACCTTGTTTGCCTGCGTTGACCGCATATCCGAATTGAAATTCAACCATCTTCAGCTTTATATGGAGGGATACAGCTTCCATTACGAAAAATACAGCGCCTTATTCCCGGATGCAACGCCTTTGACGGCAGCGGAATACCGGGAGTTGGACGCTTACGCGGCAGAACGTTTTGTTGATCTTGTTCCGAGCCAGAACTGTCTCGGCCATATGTGGCCTTGGCTGTCAAAGCCGGAGCTCCGGGATTTGGCCGAGCATCCGGATGGGATGCCGACGCCGCTGCCGTTCAAGCTTCCGCCTACAACCATGAATCCGGCAGATAAGAGGTCAACAGCGCTAGCTAAGGATCTGTTCGACGAGCTTCTGCCAAACTTCTCTTCCGAATATGTCAATTTGAATATGGACGAACCGTTTGGGCTAGGCACCGGCGCAAGCAAAGAGCGGGCTGAGAAGATTGGCGTCGGCAGGCTTTACATGGAGTTTGCGGAGCAGATGTTTGCTATCGCGCGTTCCCATGGCAAAAAGCCGATGATGTGGGGGGATGTGCTTATGCATCATCCGGAGCTGGTCAACGATCTGTCCGATGATGTTACGGTGCTGCATTGGAACTATGATGCTCCGATTCCTTATGAGCCGCATTGCAGAAGGCTGCAGGAGCATAACATCCGGTATTATGTCTGCCCTGGAACAAGCGGCTGGTCTTCCATCGCAGGCCGTACGGACAATATGCTAGGCAATATAGCCGACGCGGGCAAAAACGGGAAAGCGTATGGCGCTTCCGGTCTTATCGTCGCCGATTGGGGAGACGGCGGTCATTGGCAGGTACCGGCCGTCAGTTACCCGGGTTATGCTTACGCAGCCGGTACCAGCTGGCAGTTAAACGCCAACCTGGATCAATGGGATGCGCTTAAGCATCATGTCTCGCTCAGGATGCTGCATGATCGTAGCGGAATCGGCGGGGAATTGCTGATGACGCTTGGGCGATATTATCTTTTAGAGAGATGTACGATAGAAAATGCCACGTATACCAATTATTTGATTAATCACGGATTGTCCTCCCAAGAGACTTTGGAGAGAGATACAAAGCTGCTTCCTCGCATTGCGAAGCTTCTGGGAGGCGCCGGAACCCCATTCGAGCTGGATTACCGTTACTCGGAGATGAAAGATTGGTTTTCCGAGCGCCGCAAGGAGATGGAAGCGCTGGAGCTCTTTGGCGCAGATTCGGTGCTTGTGAAGGATGAACTCTTAAATACGTTGCGATTGATAGAGCAAGGCGCCGGACTCCACAGGTACATTTATCAACAGGAGCTGGCGGATCCTGCGGCCAAGTTAGATTGGCTAAAGTACCTGCATGCGGAGCTTCACACGGCTATGGACGAATTCAATCGTCTATGGCTGGTCCGTAACCGCGAAGGCGGTCTAGCCGAGAGTACCGCAGCTTTCCGTAAACTGCTCAAGCAATATGAGGAACAGCTTGAGCAATAA
- a CDS encoding ABC transporter substrate-binding protein — MKKSLAVTSALLLAISLTLSACGGNNGNGGSNGSENTGSKASSAPSGKIDELTIAFPGTSPQDLKLVEDAINKITEQKIQARVHLTSISGGEWVQQTNLMLTSNEKLDLMFVSGALYNSMVSKEQLVPLDELLDKYGEGIKTAVGEGYLSAAKVKNQTYAIPSVRDMAAYYGVTMRKDLVDKYHIDTASIKTLNDLDNVLKTVKDGEGFAPLIPSGAGQTYLENYLFYDRLGDGIGVLPGYDNGLKVVNLYETQEYKDLLTRLRDWYQKGYIMKDAGTNKTTPWELIKSNKGFAYLAGMKPGFAEQESQAAGTPLVATELLPAVAMTSTVTGAMWGIPVNTKLEDKAMQFLNLMYSDKEIVNLLDWGIEGTHYVKSQDGDNVIEYPAGVDATTTGYNMPYGWMFGNQFLSYVMKGNDPAIWSKMEEFNKAAKRSKALGFGFDPTPVKTEYAAVSNVITQYEMPLETGSVDPEKVLPEFISKLKAAGIDKIIAEKQKQLYAWAQANTAQ, encoded by the coding sequence ATGAAAAAGTCTTTGGCCGTAACTTCGGCGCTGCTTCTTGCGATCTCGCTGACCTTGTCGGCATGCGGCGGCAATAACGGAAACGGCGGCAGTAACGGATCCGAAAACACGGGGAGTAAAGCGTCTTCGGCGCCAAGCGGCAAGATCGATGAGCTCACGATCGCTTTTCCGGGAACGTCGCCACAGGATTTGAAGCTGGTTGAGGATGCGATTAACAAGATTACCGAACAAAAGATCCAGGCGAGAGTCCATTTGACTTCCATCAGCGGGGGAGAATGGGTGCAGCAGACGAATTTGATGCTGACCAGCAACGAGAAGCTGGATTTGATGTTTGTCTCGGGCGCTTTGTACAACAGCATGGTGTCGAAAGAACAGCTTGTTCCGCTCGACGAACTGCTGGACAAATACGGGGAAGGCATTAAGACTGCAGTCGGAGAAGGTTATTTGAGCGCAGCCAAAGTGAAAAATCAGACCTACGCGATTCCAAGCGTGCGGGATATGGCAGCCTATTACGGTGTCACCATGCGCAAGGATCTCGTTGATAAATATCACATTGATACAGCCTCGATCAAGACGCTGAATGACCTCGACAATGTGCTGAAAACGGTAAAAGACGGAGAAGGCTTTGCTCCGCTTATTCCTTCCGGTGCCGGACAGACCTATCTGGAGAATTATCTGTTCTATGACCGTCTTGGCGACGGCATCGGCGTTCTGCCGGGTTACGATAACGGCCTGAAGGTAGTCAACCTTTATGAAACGCAGGAATACAAGGATCTCTTGACCAGACTTCGCGATTGGTACCAGAAGGGCTATATTATGAAGGATGCCGGCACCAATAAGACAACGCCTTGGGAGCTGATTAAGTCCAATAAAGGGTTTGCGTATTTAGCGGGCATGAAGCCCGGCTTCGCCGAGCAGGAATCGCAAGCGGCAGGTACGCCGCTCGTCGCGACCGAACTGTTGCCGGCTGTTGCCATGACCAGCACGGTTACCGGCGCGATGTGGGGAATCCCGGTAAACACGAAGCTGGAGGATAAAGCGATGCAATTCCTCAACCTGATGTATTCGGACAAGGAAATCGTCAATTTGCTCGACTGGGGAATTGAAGGCACTCATTACGTGAAATCGCAGGACGGGGATAATGTCATTGAATATCCGGCAGGCGTTGACGCGACGACAACCGGCTACAACATGCCGTATGGCTGGATGTTTGGCAATCAGTTCCTGTCGTATGTGATGAAGGGCAACGATCCGGCGATCTGGAGTAAAATGGAGGAATTCAACAAAGCGGCGAAACGTTCCAAAGCGCTGGGCTTTGGCTTTGATCCGACACCGGTGAAAACGGAGTACGCCGCCGTGTCCAACGTGATTACGCAATACGAAATGCCGCTGGAGACAGGCAGCGTGGATCCGGAGAAGGTGCTGCCGGAATTCATCTCCAAGCTGAAGGCTGCGGGGATCGACAAGATTATCGCCGAGAAGCAAAAACAGCTGTATGCATGGGCTCAGGCTAACACTGCGCAATAA
- a CDS encoding ABC transporter permease, with the protein MLLPGLAYLAVNNYMPLFGLSIAFKDINFRKGLWHSDWIGFRNFEYLFKTSDAWLITRNTLLYNVVFIVLGLALAVAIAILLNEIRSRFASRLYQSVIILPFLISIILVSYLVYAMLSIDTGFINKTILPALGMEPINWYNEPKYWPYILTIVHLWKGAGYSCIVFLAAIIGIDPEYYEAAKLDGASKWLQIRKITIPMITPVIIMLTLLGIGRIFYSDFGLFYQVPMNSGALFSTTNVIDTYVFRGLMQLGDIGMSAAAGFYQSLVGFVLVLVSNLVVRKINKENALF; encoded by the coding sequence ATGCTTCTGCCGGGGCTTGCTTACCTGGCCGTCAACAATTACATGCCGTTATTCGGCTTGTCGATTGCTTTCAAGGACATTAACTTCCGCAAGGGGCTGTGGCACAGCGACTGGATTGGATTCCGGAACTTCGAATACCTGTTCAAAACAAGCGACGCTTGGCTCATTACGCGCAATACCTTGCTTTACAATGTCGTATTTATTGTGCTTGGACTTGCGTTAGCGGTCGCGATTGCGATCCTGCTGAACGAGATCCGCAGCCGATTCGCATCGCGTCTATACCAGAGCGTGATTATCCTGCCGTTCCTTATTTCGATCATTCTGGTCAGCTATCTCGTCTATGCGATGCTCAGCATCGATACGGGATTCATTAACAAGACCATTCTTCCCGCGTTAGGCATGGAACCCATCAATTGGTATAACGAACCGAAATATTGGCCGTATATCCTGACGATTGTCCATCTGTGGAAGGGGGCGGGCTACTCCTGCATCGTCTTCCTGGCGGCCATCATCGGCATTGATCCGGAATACTACGAAGCGGCGAAGCTGGACGGAGCCTCCAAGTGGCTGCAAATCCGCAAGATTACGATCCCGATGATCACGCCGGTCATCATTATGCTGACGTTGCTTGGCATCGGCCGGATCTTCTACTCGGACTTCGGCTTGTTCTATCAGGTGCCGATGAACTCGGGAGCCTTGTTCTCCACAACAAACGTTATCGACACGTATGTGTTCCGCGGGTTAATGCAGCTTGGCGATATCGGGATGTCCGCCGCGGCGGGATTTTATCAGTCCCTGGTTGGATTCGTGCTTGTCCTCGTCTCCAATCTGGTTGTCCGCAAAATCAACAAAGAGAACGCGTTGTTCTAG